Below is a window of Pseudomonas monteilii DNA.
ACTTCGGCCAGGTGGCTGGTCCGGCCTTCGGGCAGATGCAGCACGCACACCACAGGCAGGGCGAATGCCGGTGGCAGCGCACCGAGCACCTGGAACAGCGCGGAGACGCCGCCCGCCGAGGCGCCGATGACGATGGCTCGTATCGCGCTCATGACTTGCGGTAGATCCGTTCGGGCTTGACCAGCTGCGTGAACCGGTCGCCGTAGGCCGAGAAGTCGACCGACTCCTTGCTGCCGAGCAACAGGAAGCCGCGATGGCACAACGAGTCATGAAACAGGCCAAAGGCACGGTCTTGCAAGCTTTTATTGAAATAGATCAGCACATTGCGGCAAGACACCAGCTGCGTTTCGGAAAACACACTGTCGGTGGCCAGGCTATGGTCGGCGAACGTGACGTTCTCACGCAGGCTGCCATCCATGATCACGTGGTCGTAGGCGGCCGTGTAGTAATCGGCAAAATCGCGACGGCCGCCGGCCAGGCGATAGTTGTCGGCGTACAGCTCGATGTCGTTCAGGGCATAGATGCCCTGCTTGGCCTTTTCCAGGGAATGGGGATTGATGTCGGTGGCATAGAGGATCGTGCGCTCGAGCAGCCCTTCCTCGCGCAACAGGATGGCCATCGAATAGACCTCCTCGCCCGTGCTGCACCCGGCGATCCACACCTTGATCGACGGCCAGGTGCGCAGCAGCGGGACCACCTCGGTGCGCAGTGCCAGGAAGTGCCCGGGGTCGCGGAACATCTCGCTGACCGGAATCGTCAGGTACTGCAGCAGTTGCATGAACATCGCCGGGTCGTGCAGCACGCGCTCCTGCAGGGCCGAGACCGTACGGCACTCGAACTGGCCGAGCGCGTGCTGGATGCGGCGCTTGATCGACGCACCGGAATAGTCGCGGAAATCGTAGCTGTACTTGAGGTAGATCGCCTCGATCAGCAGCCGGATCTCGATATCGGTGTTGCTGTGGGTACTCAAATTCGCTCCAGTTGCGGCAGCCAGACGCGGATCAGGGAGAACAGGCGGTCAAGGTCGATCGGCTTGGCCAGGTAGTCGTTGGCACCGGCCTGCAGGCAGCGATGCTGGTCGTCCTTCATGGCCTTGGCCGTGACGGCGATGATCGGCAGCTTGCGCCACTCGGGGCGCTGGCGGATCAGGCGGGTAGCCTCGTATCCGTCCATTTCCGGCATCATCACGTCCATCAGCACCAGATCGATGTCATCGTGCTGCTCGAGGCGCTCGATGGCTTCGCGGCCATTACGGCCGATCTCGACGCGGGCACCCTTGTGTTCCAAGGCACTGGTGAGGGCAAAGATGTTGCGCACGTCATCGTCCACCAGCAGGATCTTGCGACCCTCGAACACCTTGTCGCGGCTGCGGGCGGTCTTGAGCATGCGCTGGCGTTCGTGCGAGAGCTGCGACTCGACCTTGTGCAGGAACAACGTGACCTCGTCGAGCAGGCGCTCGGGCGACCGGGCGCCCTTGATGATGATCGAGCGCGAGTACTTGAGCAGGTCGGCCTCCTCGTCCCGGGTCAGGTTGCGCCCGGTGTAGACGATCACCGGCGGGAAGGCACGGATGTCTTCAGTGGTCATGCGCTTGAGCAGTTCATTGCCGAGCATGTCCGGCAGCTTCAGGTCGATGATCATGCAGTCGAAGACATGGACGTGGAGCAGTTCCAGGGCTTCGCCAGCCGTGCCGACCGCGGTGATCTCGACGTCTTCGTCGCCGATCAGCATGGCGATGCTCTCGCGTTGCAGGGCATCGTCCTCCACCAGCAGGATGTGCTTGAGCTTCTGCGTCAGCTTGGCCTCCAGACGACCGAAGACCTCCTTGAGCTGCTCGCGGCTGGCCGGCTTGACCGCATAGCCCACTGCGCCCATGTGCATGGCGGCCTCGACCCGGTCCTCGACCGAGATGATGTGCACCGGGATGTGCCGCGTCTCGGCCTGCTCCTTGAGCCGTTGCAGCACGGTGAGGCCAGAGTGGTCCGGCAGGCGCATGTCCAGCAGGATGGCGTCGGGCACGTAGCGGGCGGCCAGCTCGAACCCATCGTCGGCGGCATGGGCGACCAGGCAGTGGTAGCCCAGCTCGTGGGCCAGATCGTAAAGGATGCGGGCGAAGTTCGGCTCGTCCTCGACCACCAGGATGCAACGCTTGTCGAAGGGTGCGTGCTGCCGGTCATCGGTGAAGGTCGAGGCGACGCGCACCACCGGCGCCTGCGGCAGCGCCACGGGCAGC
It encodes the following:
- a CDS encoding chemotaxis protein CheR, which gives rise to MSTHSNTDIEIRLLIEAIYLKYSYDFRDYSGASIKRRIQHALGQFECRTVSALQERVLHDPAMFMQLLQYLTIPVSEMFRDPGHFLALRTEVVPLLRTWPSIKVWIAGCSTGEEVYSMAILLREEGLLERTILYATDINPHSLEKAKQGIYALNDIELYADNYRLAGGRRDFADYYTAAYDHVIMDGSLRENVTFADHSLATDSVFSETQLVSCRNVLIYFNKSLQDRAFGLFHDSLCHRGFLLLGSKESVDFSAYGDRFTQLVKPERIYRKS